In one Benincasa hispida cultivar B227 unplaced genomic scaffold, ASM972705v1 Contig446, whole genome shotgun sequence genomic region, the following are encoded:
- the LOC120069502 gene encoding proline-rich receptor-like protein kinase PERK2 encodes MSSASDSQNQTMSFENDSLVSFFSSFSVLTSPPPSPRKTSKPSVQIKPTHGGATSTSQRSSRSKPITTPTKPPLKSTKAITTLPAKTPQLKPKANPKPKPKTPSKPRQHLSSTTVNKPYTKAAPPPFIPNIAPVGATYDPLLTYLHNALSPAMRPAPPLLIQPLATIYPVELDASSQLSCSPIFILDEVMCSDQPNASLELDEAEWCTMMLETELEEEDGEEEERRIGPDASQSCQTDTNEGPS; translated from the coding sequence ATGTCGTCTGCATCTGATAGTCAGAACCAAACCATGAGCTTCGAAAACGACTCACTAGTAAGTTTCTTCTCTTCATTCTCTGTTTTGACTTCACCTCCCCCAAGCCCACGAAAAACCTCAAAACCCTCTGTCCAAATCAAACCTACGCACGGCGGAGCAACCTCCACCTCCCAGCGGTCGTCTCGGTCAAAACCTATCACAACACCCACAAAACCTCCTTTGAAGTCCACCAAAGCCATTACAACCCTTCCTGCCAAGACTCCTCAACTAAAACCCAAAGCTAACCCTAAACCAAAGCCTAAAACCCCTTCAAAACCGAGGCAGCATCTGTCATCTACGACTGTCAATAAGCCCTACACCAAGGCTGCACCACCACCATTCATTCCTAACATAGCCCCGGTGGGTGCAACGTATGACCCACTTCTAACCTACCTTCACAACGCCCTATCACCAGCCATGCGTCCAGCACCCCCACTTTTAATCCAACCCTTAGCCACCATCTACCCAGTTGAATTAGATGCATCAAGCCAACTGTCGTGTTCACCCATCTTCATATTGGACGAAGTGATGTGTTCCGACCAACCTAACGCATCACTTGAATTGGACGAAGCGGAGTGGTGCACTATGATGCTCGAAACagaattggaagaagaagatggagaagaagaagaaaggagaattgGCCCTGACGCGTCTCAATCATGCCAAACTGACACGAATGAAGGGCCCTCATAA